One Alkaliphilus sp. B6464 genomic window carries:
- a CDS encoding aspartate carbamoyltransferase regulatory subunit, whose protein sequence is MLKVTGITQGIVIDHITSGNGLKIFNKLKLDKIDAPVVLLMKVNSHILGKKDIIKIQDHVNIDMTILGLIDQNATVNIIKNGEITSKSKVEIPKKIKGLFQCKNPRCITTVDDYAISEFTLVPNGKVQYRCNYCEELTEYKL, encoded by the coding sequence ATGCTTAAAGTAACCGGAATTACACAAGGAATTGTAATAGACCATATTACATCAGGAAATGGGCTTAAAATTTTCAACAAATTAAAATTAGATAAAATAGATGCACCTGTAGTTTTGCTAATGAAAGTAAATAGCCATATACTAGGTAAAAAAGATATTATTAAAATACAAGACCATGTGAATATAGATATGACTATACTAGGGCTTATTGATCAAAATGCTACTGTGAATATTATAAAAAATGGAGAGATTACTTCAAAATCAAAAGTTGAAATACCTAAAAAAATAAAAGGACTATTTCAGTGCAAAAACCCTCGTTGTATAACAACTGTAGATGATTATGCTATATCAGAATTCACATTAGTACCTAACGGAAAAGTTCAATATCGTTGTAACTACTGTGAAGAGCTGACAGAATATAAACTCTAG
- the pyrB gene encoding aspartate carbamoyltransferase — MKLEGRHLIDVNDFTVEELQAIINLGLEIYKDPSRFSELCKGKILGTLFYEPSTRTRLSFESAMLRMGGTVLGFADAETSSVKKGESVADTIRVLDGYADIIVMRHSREGAPLLASQYSTVPIINGGDGGHQHPTQTLTDLLTIQYYKNHIENLKVAICGDLLFGRTVHSLLKTLSRFPNIEFILISPPELKIPLHLKNDVIEKHNVKIIETTSLDEHMKDIDVLYMTRIQKERFFNEDDYVKLKDSYILTPEKLKYAKGDLLLMHPLPRVNEISYDVDRDPRAKYFQQARLGVFARMALMALLLGRDTNA, encoded by the coding sequence ATGAAATTAGAAGGCAGACATCTTATAGATGTAAACGACTTTACTGTGGAAGAACTTCAAGCTATTATCAACCTAGGACTTGAAATATACAAAGATCCATCAAGATTCAGTGAGTTATGTAAAGGTAAAATTCTTGGAACCTTGTTTTATGAGCCTAGCACAAGAACACGTTTAAGCTTTGAATCCGCAATGCTTCGAATGGGGGGCACCGTTCTTGGCTTTGCAGATGCAGAAACTAGCTCAGTAAAGAAAGGAGAGAGTGTTGCAGATACTATAAGGGTTTTAGATGGCTATGCAGACATTATAGTAATGCGTCATTCAAGGGAAGGAGCACCCCTTCTAGCATCACAATATTCTACAGTTCCTATTATAAATGGTGGCGATGGTGGCCATCAACACCCTACTCAAACTTTAACAGACTTATTAACCATACAATACTATAAAAATCATATCGAAAATCTTAAGGTTGCTATCTGTGGGGACCTGCTCTTTGGAAGAACAGTACACTCTTTGCTTAAAACTTTAAGTCGCTTTCCTAATATAGAATTCATATTAATATCTCCACCAGAATTAAAAATTCCCCTTCACTTAAAAAATGATGTTATAGAAAAACATAATGTAAAAATTATTGAAACTACTTCTTTAGATGAGCATATGAAGGATATTGATGTTTTATATATGACCAGAATTCAAAAAGAAAGGTTCTTTAACGAAGACGATTACGTTAAGTTAAAGGATAGTTATATTTTAACTCCTGAAAAGCTCAAATATGCTAAAGGAGATTTACTGCTAATGCATCCACTGCCACGGGTTAACGAAATAAGCTATGATGTGGATAGGGATCCTAGAGCAAAATATTTCCAGCAGGCAAGGCTTGGAGTATTTGCAAGAATGGCTCTAATGGCGCTACTTTTAGGGAGGGATACTAATGCTTAA
- a CDS encoding ADP-ribosylglycohydrolase family protein produces the protein MYISLLEEVYNFLVEKIGMPDLNTRTENVNLVPLSNIDYRDKIRGAMVSLAIGDAFGSSWEGQQPKEIEHINHFLKGERNTASLKGTWQTTTVILFAESLIINQTFNPEDLANRFIRQPIVGMDKVMEQFTLNYRDHRMEWYRCGIASVEAGAAIRGVPLALVNYGDFTTLKLIGGIQTIITHMDETAVAASILFSSAVAYLLNTPAFSMQSKNDFNLFIDTLCKSIKGIETKVYPTGKNGEIANLYIMVNRILKEWIDKSISIEEIKKQWGSSANSLEAIPLSLYIFLKNPNDYEKTLKECLTMRETDIIVTMVLALLGAYLGFNNIPKGYINKLDIDKEILTLSDRLFELSLKNKSNNPYRRMRDQIEIERSQDELDKLLWLGIKYNKEEEYEMSIKYFEELITKSPDFKKNERVKLHIIEAYEGLGSKLLDNEAYEDALRCFKKALIYDLNHPTILCDMAVTYLNIDDLDKAEKYARRAVEIAPEYEIGREVLEGIKSLQNKS, from the coding sequence ATGTATATAAGTTTATTGGAGGAAGTATATAACTTTTTAGTAGAAAAGATAGGTATGCCTGATTTAAATACACGTACTGAAAATGTGAACCTAGTCCCCTTATCAAATATAGATTATAGAGATAAAATTAGAGGAGCGATGGTGAGCTTAGCTATCGGAGACGCCTTTGGAAGTTCGTGGGAAGGTCAACAGCCAAAGGAGATTGAACATATAAATCATTTTTTAAAGGGCGAAAGAAATACTGCTTCTTTAAAGGGAACATGGCAAACTACAACTGTTATTTTATTTGCAGAATCCTTAATTATTAATCAAACCTTTAATCCAGAGGACTTAGCGAATAGGTTTATTCGTCAACCTATTGTTGGAATGGACAAAGTAATGGAGCAATTTACTTTAAATTATAGAGACCACAGAATGGAATGGTATAGATGTGGTATAGCTTCTGTAGAAGCTGGAGCAGCTATTAGAGGAGTGCCCTTAGCATTAGTAAACTATGGAGATTTTACTACATTAAAATTAATTGGAGGAATTCAGACAATTATTACCCATATGGATGAAACTGCTGTTGCTGCCAGTATTTTATTTTCCTCGGCTGTAGCATACTTATTAAATACTCCTGCTTTTTCCATGCAGAGTAAAAATGATTTTAATCTATTTATAGATACCCTTTGTAAGAGTATAAAAGGAATAGAAACTAAAGTATATCCTACAGGTAAAAACGGAGAAATTGCGAACTTATATATAATGGTTAATCGTATATTAAAGGAATGGATTGATAAGAGTATTTCGATTGAAGAAATAAAAAAGCAGTGGGGTAGTAGTGCTAATTCTCTAGAGGCAATTCCTTTATCCCTATATATTTTTTTAAAAAATCCTAACGACTACGAGAAAACATTAAAAGAATGTTTAACTATGAGAGAAACCGATATAATAGTGACCATGGTGTTAGCCTTGCTAGGAGCATATTTAGGGTTTAATAATATACCCAAGGGATATATAAATAAATTAGATATAGATAAAGAGATTTTAACTTTATCTGATAGACTATTTGAGCTTTCGTTGAAAAATAAGAGCAATAACCCTTATAGAAGAATGAGAGATCAAATAGAAATAGAACGATCTCAAGATGAATTAGATAAGTTATTATGGCTAGGAATTAAATATAATAAAGAAGAAGAATATGAAATGTCTATTAAATACTTCGAAGAGCTTATAACAAAAAGCCCTGACTTTAAGAAAAATGAAAGAGTAAAACTTCATATTATAGAGGCATATGAAGGGTTGGGAAGCAAGCTTTTAGACAATGAAGCTTATGAGGATGCCTTAAGGTGTTTTAAAAAAGCCCTTATTTATGATTTAAATCATCCGACAATTTTATGTGATATGGCGGTTACTTATTTAAACATAGATGATTTAGATAAGGCAGAAAAGTATGCCCGAAGAGCAGTTGAAATTGCACCAGAATATGAAATAGGTAGAGAAGTATTAGAAGGTATTAAAAGTTTGCAGAATAAGAGCTGA
- a CDS encoding DNA topoisomerase III gives MKKLVIAEKPSVAKDIAKVLNCKDKKDGYIEGDNYIVTWAIGHLVILCNPEEYDINYKKWAFNNLPIIPEKIKLKPNPKTYKQYQIVKTLIKASQVDEIICATDAGREGELIFRYIYELVGCRKPFKRLWISSLTEEAIKDGFAKLRDGKAYDPLYYSAKCRSESDWLVGMNGSRVYSIKYNSLLPIGRVQTPTLKIIVDRDMEIDNFTPVDYWEVKADFKEYSGTWIDLETKESKVDTIEKAEYIKNKVVGKEGEVTDCQKKKVVKKPPLLYDLTELQRDANKRYGYTAQRTLDIAQALYEKRKVITYPRTDSRYLSKDLIPKLKNLIKKVGLEGYQEYTGNLEKIEKLPITSRIVNDSKVSDHHAIIPTEKKAILDKFSEEEKNIYDIIARRFLSVFYNDYEYFSITIITNVEEENFKSNEQQTINQGWRILYNEKEKGINTSLLANIQKGYTSLVKNANIEKKQTKPPDRYNEALLLGAMENAGKFIDDEELREQLKAGGIGTPATRASVIERIINVGYIERQGKNLISTEKGRKLIQVASNELSSPELTGKWEKALDKIAKGQLDSKKFMDGIVRFTTFIVEDVIRNKEEVIFERYNKGKNQTDFKSNSYNNTLGICPACKVGNVMEGPKNFYCSEYKQGCKFGLFKEDILMKKFKKKMTKTIVSKLIENKVVIVKGMVSPQTNNKFDGKIRLKKSSNGYWGWEFATGE, from the coding sequence ATGAAAAAACTAGTAATAGCAGAAAAACCTAGTGTAGCTAAAGATATTGCAAAGGTTTTAAATTGTAAAGATAAAAAAGATGGTTACATAGAAGGAGATAACTATATAGTTACTTGGGCCATAGGTCATTTAGTTATATTATGCAACCCTGAGGAATATGATATTAACTATAAAAAGTGGGCATTTAATAATTTACCTATTATACCAGAAAAGATAAAGCTTAAACCTAACCCTAAGACATATAAACAGTATCAAATTGTAAAAACTCTGATCAAAGCTTCACAAGTTGATGAAATAATATGTGCTACTGATGCTGGTAGAGAGGGAGAACTTATTTTTAGATATATATATGAGCTTGTTGGTTGCAGAAAGCCTTTCAAAAGGTTATGGATATCATCACTTACAGAAGAAGCAATTAAGGATGGATTTGCTAAGCTACGGGATGGTAAAGCATATGATCCATTATATTACTCAGCAAAGTGTAGAAGTGAAAGTGATTGGTTGGTAGGAATGAATGGGAGTAGGGTATATAGTATAAAATATAATAGCTTACTTCCCATAGGTAGAGTGCAAACACCTACTTTAAAGATTATAGTTGATAGAGATATGGAAATCGATAACTTTACTCCTGTTGATTATTGGGAGGTAAAGGCAGATTTTAAAGAGTATAGTGGTACTTGGATAGATTTGGAAACTAAGGAGAGTAAAGTAGATACTATTGAAAAGGCAGAATATATAAAGAATAAAGTAGTAGGTAAAGAAGGCGAAGTTACAGATTGTCAAAAGAAAAAAGTAGTTAAAAAACCACCACTATTATATGATTTAACAGAGTTACAAAGAGATGCAAACAAACGATATGGATATACAGCCCAAAGAACTTTAGATATAGCTCAAGCTCTTTATGAAAAAAGAAAGGTAATTACATATCCAAGAACTGATAGCCGTTATTTATCCAAGGATTTAATTCCAAAATTAAAAAACTTAATTAAAAAAGTAGGATTGGAAGGGTATCAAGAATATACAGGGAATTTAGAAAAAATAGAGAAATTACCAATTACTTCTAGGATTGTTAATGATAGTAAGGTTTCGGATCATCATGCTATTATCCCTACGGAAAAAAAGGCAATATTGGACAAATTCTCTGAGGAAGAGAAAAATATTTACGACATTATTGCAAGAAGATTTTTATCGGTTTTTTATAATGATTATGAATATTTTAGTATAACTATAATAACTAATGTAGAAGAGGAAAACTTCAAAAGTAACGAGCAGCAAACTATAAATCAAGGCTGGAGAATACTCTATAATGAAAAAGAAAAAGGTATAAATACAAGTTTATTAGCTAATATACAAAAAGGATATACAAGCTTGGTAAAAAATGCAAATATAGAAAAAAAACAAACAAAACCGCCGGACAGATATAATGAAGCACTACTTTTAGGTGCAATGGAAAATGCGGGAAAGTTTATTGATGATGAAGAATTAAGAGAACAATTAAAAGCAGGTGGTATAGGTACACCAGCTACTAGGGCTTCAGTTATTGAAAGGATTATAAATGTTGGATATATAGAAAGACAGGGGAAAAATTTAATATCTACAGAAAAAGGGAGAAAACTTATACAGGTAGCTTCTAATGAATTATCATCCCCCGAGCTTACAGGTAAATGGGAAAAGGCCCTAGATAAAATTGCTAAAGGTCAACTAGATTCTAAAAAGTTCATGGATGGTATTGTTAGATTTACAACATTTATAGTAGAAGATGTGATTAGAAATAAGGAAGAGGTTATATTTGAAAGATATAATAAAGGAAAAAATCAAACAGATTTTAAGAGTAACTCTTACAACAATACTTTAGGTATATGTCCAGCGTGTAAAGTTGGGAATGTAATGGAAGGACCTAAAAATTTTTACTGTAGTGAATATAAGCAGGGATGTAAATTTGGATTGTTTAAAGAAGATATACTTATGAAAAAATTTAAAAAGAAAATGACTAAAACCATAGTAAGTAAACTGATTGAAAATAAAGTAGTCATTGTAAAAGGTATGGTATCGCCCCAAACTAATAATAAGTTTGATGGCAAAATTCGTTTAAAAAAATCAAGCAATGGTTACTGGGGTTGGGAGTTTGCAACAGGGGAATAG
- a CDS encoding sensor domain-containing diguanylate cyclase, which yields MVNREYHKESQVLNGHEKHSMQLYRALNRQYSKEAAINVVVNFIYKRLGYRTMYLDIVENNKKVMIKDSSCKDINEKGNTADTAISGVFNLSLSMNEYKKPLCLEDTNSIEEAFPYLNRMIQPHKLLSTPVFAQNKLVGLLIIYDKEKERKISCELKNIAQLVARELTAVFSRIERQNLAFENMLGLTALENILLYNPEDSLDNTSDPLQKIVSIIPSATGMKKCTIALLDEDEEFLLPHYSTFDKSAKIKEKKYPLDKTKTKDHTAIIAIDTKKPVVVYDALTDPRCDSELSKELGVRSNVVLPILNVHGKPLGVMYLDNGEYETFSDRQVRFLEIIARHIGLIISNIEYIGDLKAWSKYDGLTGLLNRRTFENIYEEVYRIYRYSEEKFSILMIDIDDFKSTNDNYGHQMGDIVLKNVANCIRENVRQKDIVARYGGEEIIVILKDIGKEEAKIIADRIRHLIETLSVHNISVTVSIGLSTFGIDSYNKENLIHIADKCLYEAKSIGKNQVICK from the coding sequence GTGGTGAATAGAGAATATCATAAAGAATCCCAAGTATTAAATGGACATGAAAAACATAGTATGCAGCTATATAGAGCGCTAAATAGACAATATAGTAAAGAGGCTGCTATTAATGTTGTGGTTAATTTTATTTACAAAAGGCTAGGCTATAGGACTATGTATCTAGATATTGTAGAAAATAACAAAAAGGTTATGATCAAAGATTCATCATGTAAAGATATTAATGAAAAGGGCAATACAGCAGATACGGCGATTTCAGGTGTTTTTAATTTAAGCTTATCTATGAACGAGTATAAAAAGCCCTTATGCTTGGAGGATACAAATAGTATAGAAGAAGCATTTCCGTATTTAAATAGAATGATCCAACCACATAAGTTATTGTCTACACCTGTTTTTGCTCAAAATAAATTAGTAGGTCTTTTAATCATCTATGACAAAGAAAAAGAAAGAAAAATTTCTTGCGAACTTAAAAATATAGCACAATTAGTTGCTAGAGAACTTACAGCCGTATTTTCTAGAATTGAGAGACAGAATCTAGCCTTTGAAAATATGCTCGGATTAACAGCTCTAGAGAATATATTACTATATAACCCAGAAGATAGTTTGGATAATACAAGTGACCCACTGCAAAAAATAGTTTCAATAATTCCTAGTGCTACAGGTATGAAAAAGTGTACTATAGCGCTATTAGATGAGGATGAGGAGTTTTTATTACCTCATTACTCTACCTTTGATAAAAGCGCCAAGATTAAAGAAAAAAAATACCCACTAGATAAAACTAAGACAAAGGATCATACGGCTATTATTGCTATAGATACCAAAAAACCTGTTGTTGTATATGATGCACTGACAGATCCTAGATGTGATTCTGAGCTTTCTAAGGAGTTAGGTGTTCGTTCCAATGTAGTATTACCTATCCTTAATGTTCATGGAAAACCTTTGGGCGTAATGTACTTAGATAACGGAGAGTACGAAACTTTCTCTGATAGACAAGTTCGATTTTTAGAAATTATAGCTCGTCATATAGGGCTTATTATTTCTAACATAGAGTATATTGGTGATTTAAAGGCATGGTCAAAATATGATGGATTAACAGGATTACTTAATCGTAGAACATTTGAGAACATATATGAAGAAGTATACAGAATATACAGGTATAGTGAAGAAAAATTCTCTATTTTAATGATTGATATAGATGATTTTAAGTCAACTAACGACAATTATGGCCATCAAATGGGAGATATAGTCTTGAAAAATGTGGCAAACTGTATAAGGGAAAATGTAAGACAAAAAGATATAGTTGCCCGATATGGAGGAGAAGAAATAATAGTTATATTAAAGGATATTGGTAAGGAAGAAGCTAAGATTATAGCAGATCGTATTCGGCACTTAATTGAGACTCTTTCTGTACATAATATAAGTGTTACTGTATCTATAGGCCTTTCAACATTTGGTATAGACAGCTATAACAAGGAAAATTTAATTCATATTGCAGATAAATGCTTGTATGAGGCAAAAAGTATAGGTAAGAATCAGGTAATCTGTAAATAA
- the cls gene encoding cardiolipin synthase, protein MKFLLLLLTTLVYFNLFILVKDVVFVSIYPYLLGFTALFIIFLLMLQFFQNEIIIKIIYVIMTLFFILFMFTFFQIWKNTRVSNSYQVKRSKYMDQLTEIDKNKRMTDVTLEQSQQGIGKLIEENTGMPISFYNEALLIYDSATMFDEMVEEISKAKSHIHIEFFILRNDNIGQKFKDLLIKKAKEGVEVRVIYDGLGSWSLKRHFRKELIEAGVEIKAYDSIFKSVIKGKLNHRNHRKIVIVDGKVGFTGGINIGDEYLGRDNTIGNWKDILVKIKGEAVKGMQRVFLGDWYYVSGDKLLDNKYFPEWEGENILPVQIVSGGYDTYWNEISQAYFSIITSAKKRLYIATPYLVLSDSMINALQTAALKGVDVKIIIPKNPDLFLVGWANSSFFNKLLNSKVKIYLYEDGFIHSKIFVADDKVVSVGSANLNTRSQYLDCEMNAILFDQSQSELMIRELYKNIGDSDEVMLEDYSKRPLIQRFKEKIGMLMIPLI, encoded by the coding sequence ATGAAGTTTTTATTATTACTACTAACAACTTTAGTGTATTTTAATCTATTTATACTAGTTAAAGATGTTGTTTTTGTAAGCATATATCCGTATTTATTAGGATTTACAGCTTTATTTATAATATTTCTTTTAATGTTACAATTTTTTCAAAATGAAATAATTATAAAAATTATATATGTTATAATGACACTCTTTTTTATTCTTTTTATGTTTACTTTCTTTCAAATATGGAAAAACACAAGAGTGTCAAACAGCTATCAAGTAAAGAGAAGTAAGTATATGGATCAATTAACAGAGATTGACAAAAACAAAAGAATGACAGATGTAACTTTAGAACAAAGCCAACAGGGAATTGGAAAGCTTATAGAAGAAAATACAGGTATGCCTATTTCGTTTTATAATGAAGCATTACTAATATATGATAGTGCCACTATGTTTGATGAAATGGTAGAGGAAATAAGTAAAGCTAAAAGCCATATACACATCGAGTTTTTTATACTTAGAAATGATAATATAGGGCAAAAGTTTAAAGATCTATTAATTAAAAAAGCTAAAGAAGGTGTAGAGGTTAGAGTTATTTATGATGGATTAGGAAGCTGGAGTTTAAAAAGACACTTTCGTAAGGAACTAATTGAAGCTGGAGTAGAGATAAAGGCATATGATAGTATTTTTAAGTCTGTTATTAAAGGGAAGCTTAACCATCGTAACCATAGAAAAATAGTTATAGTAGATGGTAAGGTAGGCTTTACTGGAGGAATTAATATAGGTGATGAATATTTAGGTAGAGATAACACCATAGGAAACTGGAAGGATATTTTAGTGAAAATAAAAGGTGAAGCGGTTAAGGGCATGCAGAGAGTATTTTTAGGGGACTGGTATTATGTTAGTGGAGATAAACTGTTAGATAATAAGTATTTTCCAGAGTGGGAGGGAGAAAACATTTTACCTGTACAAATAGTTAGCGGCGGATATGACACCTATTGGAATGAAATTAGTCAAGCATATTTTTCTATAATAACTTCGGCAAAAAAGAGATTGTATATTGCAACACCATATCTTGTACTAAGCGACAGTATGATAAATGCTCTTCAGACAGCGGCTTTAAAAGGGGTAGATGTAAAAATAATAATACCTAAAAATCCAGATTTATTTTTAGTTGGATGGGCTAATTCATCATTTTTCAATAAACTTTTAAATAGTAAAGTGAAAATATATTTGTATGAAGATGGTTTCATACATTCAAAGATTTTTGTAGCAGACGATAAGGTCGTATCAGTCGGATCTGCTAATTTGAATACACGAAGTCAATATTTAGACTGTGAGATGAATGCCATATTATTTGATCAAAGTCAATCGGAGCTTATGATTAGAGAACTTTATAAAAACATAGGAGATAGTGATGAAGTTATGCTAGAAGATTACAGCAAACGTCCGTTAATACAGAGGTTTAAAGAAAAGATAGGTATGTTAATGATACCTTTAATTTAG
- a CDS encoding acyl-CoA dehydratase activase-related protein codes for MAIKIGIPRGLWFYDYYPLWKTFYEHLGAEVILSKPTNKQILDQGVKNTVDEACLPVKIFNGHVMDLKDRVDYIFVPKMMSVYEKEYICPKFCGLPEMVVHSIKNLPPLIDVEINFNKSRKNLDETIYKFGYYITKDRGKIKRAYAEALKSYQKYKDTIKSGNLPVDGKFIESNNSDISNIKNKKKIAVVGHTYNMYDSYSSMNLLNKLKENQVDILVPEMIDFNIINKYANELEKKMFWSFGRKLLGASMYLAQAKNVDGVIYVSSFGCGIDSIIQDLFERKSRREGKIPFLLLTIDEHTGEAGINTRIEAFLDMIEWRNRNEGNLSAHG; via the coding sequence ATGGCAATAAAAATTGGTATTCCAAGAGGATTATGGTTTTATGACTATTATCCCTTATGGAAAACATTCTATGAACACTTAGGGGCAGAGGTTATTTTATCTAAGCCTACAAACAAACAAATATTAGACCAAGGTGTAAAAAATACAGTGGATGAGGCTTGTCTTCCTGTAAAGATTTTTAATGGTCATGTTATGGATTTAAAAGATAGGGTAGATTATATTTTTGTTCCTAAGATGATGAGTGTTTATGAAAAAGAATATATATGTCCGAAGTTTTGTGGATTGCCGGAAATGGTAGTACATTCAATTAAGAATCTACCACCTTTAATAGATGTGGAAATAAACTTTAATAAGTCTAGAAAAAACTTAGATGAAACAATATATAAATTTGGATACTACATTACTAAAGATAGAGGGAAAATTAAAAGGGCATATGCTGAAGCTTTGAAAAGTTATCAAAAGTATAAGGATACAATAAAAAGTGGTAATCTACCTGTAGATGGAAAGTTTATAGAGTCCAATAATAGTGATATATCTAATATAAAAAATAAAAAGAAAATAGCAGTAGTAGGACACACATATAATATGTATGATAGCTACAGCTCTATGAATTTACTTAATAAGCTAAAGGAGAATCAGGTTGATATCCTTGTTCCAGAAATGATCGATTTTAATATTATTAACAAATACGCAAACGAACTAGAAAAAAAAATGTTTTGGAGCTTTGGAAGAAAACTTTTAGGTGCTTCTATGTATTTAGCTCAAGCTAAAAATGTGGATGGTGTTATTTATGTATCATCATTTGGATGTGGTATTGATTCAATAATACAGGACCTATTTGAAAGAAAATCCAGAAGAGAAGGTAAAATTCCTTTTCTACTATTAACTATAGATGAACATACAGGAGAAGCAGGAATCAATACAAGAATAGAAGCATTTTTAGATATGATTGAATGGAGGAATCGAAATGAAGGTAACCTTTCCGCACATGGGTAA
- a CDS encoding 2-hydroxyacyl-CoA dehydratase, with protein sequence MKVTFPHMGNQYVATKVLLEELGVDIVVPPRCSKDTLNIGVKHSPESICLPLKVNIGNYIESINMGADTIVLTGSCGPCRFGYYSILQRELLSEIGYDIDVILLDPPQGDYKAFFNRIFKLTGTKNPYKIIKALKKAVRVLNQVDDLEDIAYYKRPREKVRGSVDRYYDQFHKDIRMVYGYEGVSRLMKETKEKILSVEEDSNREIIKIGVVGEIYTIIEPFVSLDIEKKLGSLGVEIDKSLKVSRWLNEHLFLNPLGLTSEKETRKAAEPYLKTMIGGHARETIGYSVKFAKEGFDGIIQVYPLTCMPEIVAQSILPTVEKDYNIPYLCLIVDEMTGEAGYMTRLEAFVDLLRRRKEISKGEKLLSGY encoded by the coding sequence ATGAAGGTAACCTTTCCGCACATGGGTAATCAATATGTGGCTACAAAAGTATTATTAGAAGAATTAGGAGTTGATATAGTAGTTCCACCCCGGTGTAGCAAAGATACTCTAAATATTGGTGTAAAACATTCTCCAGAGTCCATTTGCCTTCCACTAAAGGTCAATATAGGTAATTATATAGAAAGCATAAATATGGGAGCAGATACCATAGTATTAACAGGAAGCTGTGGGCCTTGTCGTTTTGGATACTATTCAATATTACAAAGAGAATTACTGAGTGAAATTGGTTATGATATAGATGTTATATTACTTGATCCTCCTCAAGGTGATTATAAAGCATTCTTTAATAGAATCTTTAAATTAACAGGAACTAAAAATCCTTATAAAATTATCAAAGCTTTAAAAAAAGCAGTGCGGGTATTGAATCAGGTGGATGATTTAGAGGATATAGCCTACTATAAAAGACCTAGGGAAAAGGTTAGGGGTAGCGTAGATAGGTATTATGATCAATTCCATAAGGATATAAGGATGGTATATGGGTATGAAGGAGTTTCTCGACTAATGAAGGAGACAAAGGAAAAAATACTATCTGTAGAGGAAGACTCTAATAGAGAAATTATTAAAATTGGTGTTGTAGGGGAAATTTACACTATTATAGAGCCCTTTGTAAGCTTAGATATTGAAAAGAAGCTAGGGAGTTTAGGAGTAGAAATAGATAAATCATTAAAAGTAAGTCGCTGGCTAAATGAACATCTCTTCCTAAATCCTCTAGGATTAACTAGTGAAAAGGAAACCAGAAAGGCAGCTGAGCCATATTTGAAAACTATGATAGGTGGACATGCTAGAGAAACTATAGGCTATAGTGTTAAATTTGCTAAGGAAGGTTTTGATGGAATTATACAAGTTTATCCTCTAACTTGTATGCCAGAAATAGTCGCACAAAGTATTCTTCCCACAGTAGAAAAGGATTATAATATCCCATACCTATGTCTTATTGTAGATGAAATGACAGGAGAAGCTGGGTATATGACTAGATTAGAGGCATTTGTCGATCTTTTACGGAGAAGAAAGGAGATTAGTAAAGGTGAAAAATTGTTATCTGGGTATTGA